Genomic DNA from Gemmatimonadales bacterium:
CCGGGCTGAACTGGAATCGATCGACCTGCAGATCGTCCAGCACCGCGCCGTATCTGAGCCGGTTGCCGTAGGGATAGTTGAGGAACTCGGCGCTCTTGAAGAGCACCGTGGCCTGGCCCGACGCGCTATCGGTGATCGTCGCGCGAAAGCCATCGATCAGCTTGATCGGGTGAGCCCACAACCCCGCCATCTCACCCGGCACATGGCCACCCAAGTCGGGGAAGTTTCCGTCCTGGGTTCCGATGAGATAGGCTCGGTCTCCCGCGGTCACGTATGGATCGCCCGGGTTGTGGCCGTGGTTGCTGAGGCCAGTCATCACGCCGGCGGCGTAGTCGCCCTGCTGCGCCTGGGCGACGCAGGGGTGGATGAGCAGGACACAGAGCGGAAGGAGAGCGGAGACGAACGACGATTTCACGTGTGATCACCGCCTGCGGGAGACATCGGTGCCAAGATGCTCGACGTCGGAGTCGATCCTCAAGGTACACCTTCGCACCCGCCGTGAGGGCCCCTCGGGCCGCCTCATCGGAACGAGCGCGCACCGGTTCGGCGCGTTAGCTACGTCGCTTGTTGCCAAGCAACGGCCGAAACCCTAACAACCTACATGAACAAAGCCCCGCATCCCTTGGGAGCGCGAGGCTTGGGTTTGATGTTGCCACCTGTGTTGCCAAGAGTCCGACTCCTGAACTCCTCAGCCCTGTTTGGCCACCCGGCCCAGCTCAACCACCGGGGCGCAACCGTCGCAGCACCCCGTCTCGAGAAGCTCACCTACGCACCGGGCAAGGGCCTCCGGTCCGAACGGTTTCGCCAGGAGCGGACCCTCCTCGGCCCGGTCCGGCGCGTCCTCGCCGCTGATGAAGAGCACCGGGAGGTCCGGCTGGAGCCGCCGCAGCGCGGTCGCCAAGGTGTCACCGTCAGAGCCGACCAGTTGCAGGTCGATCACCGCCAGGTCGAACGTCCCCTCCGCCTGCCAGACGAGATCAATAGCCTCCATCGCCGCGCCCGTGGAGCGGACCTCATAGTCGTCCACCTCGAGGGTGCGGACGATGACGCTCCGAACCGCCTCGGTATCATCAACCACGAGCACACGCGGGCGATTGACCCGTCGCCGGGTCCGGGCGGCGCCCACCGCGGCCGTGGTCACACCTACCAGCCATCGCTCCGCTGCGTGGAGATCGGCGAACGTCGCGAACTGAGGATTCCCGCCGGCGCCGTAATCCTGATACAGCGAGGCGACACAGGCGTTGACGTCGTTGCCGGGCACGAAAGCCACCGGGGCACAACCGTGCCGGTCGCGGAGCTTGGCCGTGAGATCGGCCAGGATCCGCACGTCCTGCGGCGACATCGTCAGGGCGCTCTGGCGCCCATCGATCAGCCGTGGGATCCGAAGCCAATCGCGCTGGGAGAGCAGGTAAAGGTAGTGGGCCACATCGGCGAGGCCGATCATGCCGATGTAGGTCGTGCGCACGAGGCCAAGGTCCTCGTCATGGAGGAACATGATGGGCATCGGTCGCCTCGGATCGGCTCCAGTGTGCTGTACCCCAGGGGGGCGCCACGCTGCGCCAGCAAATTAGCAGGTTCGGGGTGCCAAGGGAGGTGCCGGGGGGGTGCCAACGCGAGTTAGGTGGAAAGCAGGTCGGGGGTCCTCAGAAGGGCGCAGTTTCAGGGTGGAGGTGCTCACGCAGGCACTAGACGGGTGAGTGCTTCGCGAAGCAGTGCCGCGGGATCAGGGCCGGCCAGAGTAAACGGTTCGTAGCCCTTATAGCGGGGCCTCACATGAAGAATGTAGGAGGGGACCTTCCCAGTCCCTTCTTGATGGCTCTCAAAGGCTGCGCGACGGCTCAAGGCCGCCCGCACCTCGCTGTAACTGAGCTGCTTCTGGAGATCGTTTGACATAGGACGAAGCTACCTCAGTGTGTCATCCCCCGATAGGAACCAAGATCTATCGGTGTAGACCTCCCTTCCACCCTGCCACTCCCGGACCAGCCAGGTCTAAGTTTCTACCCGAGGTTCCCACGTGTCTTTCCCGTAACTGGAGGAGCCAAATGGCAGGCGACCGAAGCGACATTGTTGCCATCATGGCGGCCATTATCTATGCGGGCCGCACCGGGGAGTCGGCTCAACCGCCAACGGACAAGGAATTTGGAGTGATCGCCAGAGCCGCATGGGATCTTCACAAGGCCGTGGTGGCGGGCGACGAGGTGCGCAGCGGCAGAGCGGGCTTTGAGCAACCTTAAGGTGATGAACTGGTAGGGGTGTGGTTCACGAGACCTGCTCACCCAACAGTCGCAGCGCCTCCCGTCCTGCCTCGGTGCACCGTGCCGAAGCACCCTGCCGAGTCTGTCCCCGTTGCCGGGTCTTCTCGTCCGCGATCTGGAGCTCGACCCAGCCGGCCTTCTGCATGTCCTTGAGACTGGCTAAGGTCGCCTCGTACCGTGCCACCGCCGCCCGACCGGCTCCCTCCGGCATGAACGTCACAACCTCCACCTGGGCGAGGGACTTGAGCAGGGCGAGCTCGGCGGCCGTCAAGGTGCGCAATTACCAGATAACCTATCGAATGCCCATGACTTTCGTGATTAGGCCATTATGGACCTCCCACACAAAGATCTG
This window encodes:
- a CDS encoding response regulator, with amino-acid sequence MPIMFLHDEDLGLVRTTYIGMIGLADVAHYLYLLSQRDWLRIPRLIDGRQSALTMSPQDVRILADLTAKLRDRHGCAPVAFVPGNDVNACVASLYQDYGAGGNPQFATFADLHAAERWLVGVTTAAVGAARTRRRVNRPRVLVVDDTEAVRSVIVRTLEVDDYEVRSTGAAMEAIDLVWQAEGTFDLAVIDLQLVGSDGDTLATALRRLQPDLPVLFISGEDAPDRAEEGPLLAKPFGPEALARCVGELLETGCCDGCAPVVELGRVAKQG